The genomic stretch TCGTCGCCGGATTTCGCAGTGCGTCGCTGATCTTCTTGGAGGAGGAAATGCGCGCCGTCTCGCACAAACTCACGGTCTGTACGGACGACGGCTCCAACGGGTGCAAAGGACTTGTCACCGACATCTTGAAGGCCGCTTTGGAGGAGACCGTTTACGATGCGGTCATCGCCATCGGGCCGCTGGTAATGATGAAGTTTGTCTGCCTGACCACCAAGCCGTATGCCGTTCCCACGATTGTCAGCATGAACCCGATCATGGTGGACGGTACCGGCATGTGCGGCTGCTGCCGCGTGACAGTGGGCGGAGAAGTCAAATTTGCCTGCGTGGACGGGCCGGATTTCGACGGCCATTTGGTGGATTTTGACGAGGCCATGCGGCGCAACACGATCTACCGGACACAGGAACAGCGGAGCCTGCAAGAACACATCTGCCGAGGGGAGGAACGGCTCCATGCTCAATAAGTCGACGACAAAAACGCCCATGCCGGAACAGGAGCCGGCGTTGCGCGCCCGCAACTTTGAAGAGGTGGCGTTTGGCTACACACAGGCGCAGGCCAAGCGGGAGGCGGAGCGCTGTCTGCGCTGCAAGAACAAGCCCTGCGTGTCCGGCTGTCCCGTCGGGGTCGATATTCCCTCCTTTGTGGGGTCCCTGGCCGAGGGGGATACGGCCGCCGCGGCCGATGTGATCCGACGCGCCAATGCGCTGCCCGCTGTCTGCGGTCGGGTGTGCCCCCAAGAGACACAGTGCGAGCAGTTCTGTGTGCGAGGCCGAAACGGCGAACCGGTGGCCATCGGCCGGCTGGAGCGCTACACCGCCGATTGGGCCATGGAATACGGCGAGGACGAATCCCCCACCGACCCAAACGGTGTCCGTGTGGCGGTGGTCGGCTCGGGTCCGGCGGGGCTCACCTGTGCCGGCGCGCTTGCGCGCCTCGGTTGTGCGGTGACGGTTTTTGAGGCATTCCATAAGCCGGGCGGCGTGTTGGTGTACGGGATTCCCGAATTTCGTCTGCCAAAGGCCATTGTGGCCCGCGAGATTGCCCAATTGGAGGCGCGGGGCGTCGCCATCGAGACAAACTGCGTCGTGGGGCGCACGGTGACGGTGGACGAGCTCCTGACCGAGGGGTATCGGGCCGTGTTTGTGGGCTCCGGGGCCGGGCTGCCCACATTCATGGGTATCCCGGGGGAAAATTTAAATGGAGTCTATTCGGCCAACGAATTTTTGACGCGCGTCAACCTGATGCGCGCCTTTGAAAAAGGAGCGCAGACCCCTATTCAGCCGGTGCGCCGCGTCGCCGTAGTCGGCGGGGGCAACGTCGCGATGGATGCTGCGCGCTGCGCGTTGCGCCTCGGCGCCGAATTGGTGAGCATTGTGTACCGCCGCGGCGAACAGGAGATGCCGGCCCGGGCGGAGGAGATTCACCATGCCCGGGAGGAGGGCATTGCGTTTCATCTGCTCGTAAACCCGGTGTCGCTCGTCGGAGATGAACAGGGCTGGGTACGGGAGATAGTCTGTGTGGAGATGGAACTCAGTGAACCGGACGAGAGCGGTCGCCGCCGGCCTGTGCCCAAGGAGGGCAGCCGAGTGACGCTCCCGGTGGACGCCGTCGTCATGGCGATCGGTTCGTCGCCGAACCCCCTGATCCGGCAGACGACGCCCGACTTGGCCGCCAACCGGTGGGGCTGCCTTGTGGCCGACGAGACAACGGGCCGTACCGCGAAGCGCGGTGTCTACGCCGGCGGTGACGCAGTGACAGGCGCGGCCACCGTCATTCTGGCGATGGGCGCCGGCCAGGCCGCCGCCCGCGCGATCTACGAGGACGTCACAAGCGGACGTATCTGAACAAATTCTTGCCGACCGCGCTGGTTGGCGGAGGGGAGGCCTGTCTGTGAGCGAGGCTGTGCGGCAGCAGATGCCGCTTTTGGCCCTGCGGGGTATCACGGTATTTCCCAAAATGCTGATCCATTTCGACGTGGGCCGGGAAAAATCGGTCCGCGCATTGGAGAGAGCCCTGTCGTCCGGACAGCTTATCTTTCTTGTGTCGCAGCGGGACATGGGCGCGGCCGACCCCACGTTGGCCGACCTCTACGAGGTGGGTACGGTCGCGCGCGTCTGCCAGATTTTGCGCCTGCCCGGCGAGAACATGCGGGTCCTCGTCGAGGGCCTGACGCGCGCGCGCGTCGTCGACATGGTGCAGTTTGAGCCGGAGTTCATTGTCGAGGTGCTGACGCTGACTGTTTCCCGGCGGCGCGCGTCCGTGCAGAAGCAGCAGGCGTCCATGCGCGCGGTCCGGGAGCTCTTTGAGACATATGCGCGGCTCACCGCTCGGATCGCGCCAGATGTGCTGACGAGCGCGGACGGGACACAGGACCCGGGGTACATGGCCGATTACATCGCCCAAAACATGGCTGTCCGCCACGAGGAGAAACAGGCGATCTTAGAGCAGCTCCACGGGATGCGGCGGTTGGAGCAGGTGATGTCGCTGCTGCAACAGGAGATTGAGATTCTGGAGATTCAGAGAGACATCCAGACCAAGCTGCACCAGCAGCTCGAGCAGCATCAAAAGGAGTATTACCTGCGGGAGCAGATCAAAACCATTCAAACCGAGCTTGGAGAACGGGAGGATCTGGCCGACGAGGTGGATGCGTACCGGGCGAAGATCCACGCGTTGCGTCTGGACACGGAGATCGAGGAAAAGCTTCTGCAGGAGACGGGCCGGCTGTCGCGCATGACGCCCGGCTCCTCCGAGGCGACGGTGGTGCGCACCTGGCTCGATGCCTGCCTCGCACTGCCCTGGCGCAAGTCGACCCGGGACCGGCTCGACATTGCCGTGGCGGAGCGCCGGTTGAATGCCGATCACTACGGGCTTGTCAAGGTCAAGGAGCGCATGCTGGAATTTTTGGCGGTGAAAGCGCTGACGCCGCATCTGCAGAGCCAGGTGCTCTGTTTGGTCGGCCCGCCCGGTGTCGGCAAGACCTCCGTGGCCCAGTCGGTGGCGCGGGCCATGGGACGCAAACTGGCTCGGCTGTCGCTGGGCGGTGTGCGCGACGAGGCGGACATCCGCGGGCACCGCAGGACCTACATCGGCGCGATGCCGGGGCGCATCATGAACGCGCTGCGGCAGGCAGACAGCCGCAATCCGGTGCTGGTGCTCGACGAGGTGGATAAGATGGGCCACGACTTCCGGGGCGATCCGGCGGCGGCCTTGCTGGAGGTGTTCGACCCGGAACAAAACGGGACTTTCCGCGACCACTACTTGGAGCTGCCGTTTTCGCTGTCGGAGGTCCTGTTTATCACGACGGCCAACACGACGGAGACCGTCCCGCGCGCGCTGCTCGATCGCATGGAGGTCATCGAGCTCACGAGTTACACCGGTGAAGAGAAAGTGCAGATCGCGTCACACCACCTGCTGCCCAAGCAGTTGGCGCGCCACGGACTCAAACGGACGCAGCTTCGGCTCTCCGACGACGCGCTGCGCGAGATCATTGCCGCTTATACGCGGGAGTCGGGTGTGCGCGAATTGGAACGGATTTTGGCGGCGCTTTGCCGCAAGGTGGCGCGACAGATTGTGGCGGACGATGTGAAGCGGCGTTCACTCGGGGTCGGAGATCTGATAGCGCTGCTCGGTGTGCAGCGCTATCGGACCGATCGTCTGCGCCGCGCCCCCGAGGTGGGCGTCGCCTCAGGCCTCGCGTGGACGCATGTGGGCGGCGAGCTGTTGGAGGTTGAGGTGGGCGTCGTCGACGGCAGCGGGAAGATCGACTGCACCGGTAATCTGGGCAATGTGATGAAGGAATCGGCCCGGGCCGCGCTGACATACATCCGCAGCCGCAGTGTCGCGCTCGGCATCGAGGCGGATTTTTATAAGACCCGCGACATTCACATCCACTTTCCCGAGGGAGCCACGCCGAAGGACGGTCCCTCCGCCGGCATCACCATGGCGGTTGCCATGGTGTCGGCTCTCACGGGCGCGCCCGTGAGAGCCGAGGTAGCCATGACGGGGGAGATCACGTTACGCGGTCGGGTGCTGCCCATCGGCGGGCTGAAGGAGAAGACCATGGCCGCCTTCCGGGCGGGCGTGCGTACGGTGATCCTTCCGCGTGAGAACGAGAAGGACCTGCAGGACATCGACCCCACCGTGCGCGGCGCGCTGCAGTTTCTGATGGTGGAACATATGGACGCGGTGCTCACCGCCGCACTGGACATGACATTGCGGGAGGGGCGGTCCCTGCGCAAGACGGCGCCTGTTCTGCCGGCCATGCCGCCGCTGGCGATGACGGCGGGGGAGGACATATGCCCACACGGCGAACCGGTGTGTTGAAGAGGCTCAATCTGCACCGGGCGGAGTTCGTTCTCTCTGCCGCCGCGCCGTCGCAGTTCATCCGGGACGGTCGGCCCCAGTTCGCGTTTGCCGGGCGGTCCAATGTGGGCAAATCCTCGGTCATCAACCGGCTCTTAAACCGCCGCAATTTCGCGCGGGTGGGGGACACGCCGGGCAAGACCGTGCACGTCAACTACTTTCTGATCGACGAGGCGGTCTATTTTGTGGACCTGCCCGGCTACGGCTACGCGCGGGTTTCCCACGGGGAGAAGCGCCGCTGGGCCGCGCTGATGGAGTCGTTTTTTACCGAGGCGCCCCTCACGATGGGACTGATCATCGTGGACATCCGACACACGCCCACCGCCGACGACAAGACGATGACGGGTTATTTTCAGCAGACATGCGCGCCCTTCGCCGTGATCGCCAACAAGGCGGACAAAGTGAAGCCTTCGCAGAGAGCGGCGCGGCTGGAGGACGTCCGCGCCACCCTGGTGCTTGACCCGGCGGTGGGGCTGATTCCCTTCTCGGCGCGGACAGGGTGGGGCCGGGACGAGGTACTCGCCCTGATCGACAAAACGAGGGAGGCAGCCCCATGAGATGGATCCGTTGCGCGCATCCCAGACACCGTGGCTGGGCGGTGGTCGAAGGGGCGTTGGTTCGTCCGCTCGACCGGGCGCCGTGGCTGCATCCGGCGCCGGGCACCGAGACCATTCCGTTGCGGGAGGTCAGGTTGTTGGCGCCTGCCGAGCCCTCCAAAATTGTGGCGGTGGGGAAAAATTACTCCGAACACGCGCGGGAACTGGGCGGAGAGGTGCCGGAGCACCCGATTCTGTTCTTAAAGCCGCCCACCGCCATCCAGGACCCGGACGCGCCCATCGTGTACCCCCGTCTCGCGCGGCGGGTGGATTACGAGGGGGAATTGGCGTTCCTTGTCGGCCGGACGGCGCGCCATGTGCCGGCCGCGCGGGCCGCCGATTACATTGTCGGATACACCTGTTTCAACGACGTGACGGCGCGGGACATTCAAACGGCGGACGGACAGTGGACAAGGGCCAAGGGCTTTGACACCTTCGCGCCCGTCGGGCCCTGGCTCGTGGGCGGCCTTGACCCCGCCAACCTGACGCTCACGACGCGGCTGAACGGGGTGGTGCGGCAGCGCGCGTCCACGGGGCAGTTTTTGTGGACAATTCCGGAACTGCTCGCGTTCATCACCGCCGGCATGACGCTGCTGCCGGGCGACCTTGTTACGACGGGTACGCCGGTGGGCGTCGGCCCCCTGTTGCCCGGCGATACGGTGGAGGTGGAGATCGAAGGCATTGGGCTGCTGCGCAATCCGGTGGAGGCGGAAAAGTGAGATAGTACCTTGTTGCCGCGAAGCGGCAACAAAAAACAAGAATTTGGGTTGTGGGTTGCAGGTGCAACCCACATTAGATGAGATAGTATGGGATGTAAGGAGGATGGCCATGAGCCTTTTCAGCGAATCTTTGGGTGTGGATGCAAAAGGGCATTTGACGCTGGGCGGAGTGGATGTGCCCGCGCTGGCCCGGAAGTACGGAACGCCGTGTTACCTGATGGATGAGGATGGGATTCGAAAGACCTGCCGTGCTTTCAACGAGGCGATGCGGGCGCACTACGGCGGTGAATTTTTGATAGCTTACGCCAGCAAGGCGTTGTCCGTCTCCCATCTGTACCGGGTCATGTACGAGGAGAAGATGGGTTTTGACGTCGTCTCCGGCGGCGAACTCTACACGGCTCTGCGCGCCGGCGTCCCGGCCTCGGCTCTCTATTTCCACGGGAACAACAAGACGGAGGCGGAGATCCGCATGGGCCTTGAGGCGGGTGTGCGCCGTTTTGTCGTCGACAACCGGGAGGAGCTGGCGGCCCTGCACCGGCTGGCGGGGGAGAGCGGACTTCGGCCGGACATCTCATTTCGCATCAAGCCGGGCGTGGAGGCGCACACGCACGAGTTCGTCCAGACGGGCCGGATCGACTCCAAATTCGGCTTGGCGCTGGAGACGGGAGAGGCGGAGGCGGTCATCGGCGAGGCGTTGGCGCTGCCCCATGTGAACCTCGTCGGACTTCACTGCCATATCGGGTCTCAGATCTTTGACGCCGAGCCTTTCACCCATACGGTGGCCGTCATGATGACGTTCATGGCCGCCGTACGCGACAAATTCGGCCACACGCTGACGGAACTCAACCTGGGAGGCGGGTTCGGTATCCGCTATCTGCCCTCCCACCGGCCGCGCTCCCTTGAGGAAGTCGTATCGCTCACGGCCGGGGCCGTGACGGAGCACGCGCGGCGCCTCGGTCTGCCCCTGCCGGCGTTGGTGCTTGAACCGGGCCGTTTCCTGGTGGGGCCTTACGGGATCACCGTGTACACGGTGGGGTCGGTGAAAGAGATCCCGGGGGTGCGCACCTATGTGGCGGTGGACGGCGGCATGACGGACAATCCGCGCTTTGCGCTCTACGGCGCCGAATATGAGGTCGTGCTGCCGGAGCGGATGGAGGACCCGCGCGACACGGTGGTGACGGTGGCCGGCCGCTGCTGTGAGTCGGGCGACCTGTTGGCCCGCGACGTCGGCATCCCCGCGCCGCGGGCGGGGGAACTGCTGGCCGTGCTCGGTACAGGCGCGTACAATTACTCGATGGCGTCTAACTACAACCGTGTGCCCAGGCCCCCGATTGTCGCGGTGTCGGGTGGGACAGATCGGGCGATCCTGCGCCGCGAGACTTACGAGGATCTCGTGCGCAACGATCTGTAAAATTACGGCGGGGGGAGAATCTCCGGCCGTTAAGACAAGGAGGGTGTCCACCATGAGTGAAAAATCCGAAAATATCATCCACACCGACGAGAACGGAACCATCCACATCTCGGAGGACGTCGTCGCTTCGATCGCGGCGCTGGCCGCCACGGAGGTGGAAGGCGTGGCGTCGCTGTCGACCGGCACGGAGTGGCTGGGCCGCAAGAACCTGACCCGCGGCGTGAAGATCGTGCTGGAGGAGCGCCGGACTAGCCTGACCGTTTCGCTGTCGGTGCGCTACGGTTTCCCGGTGCAGACGGTGGCGCGCCAGGTGCAGGAGAAGGTGCGTGAGGCCGTGGAGTCCATGACCGGCCTTACGGTGACCGGTGTGGACGTCAACGTGAGCGGCGTCAGCTTTGACAAGTCCGCCAAAGAGCCGAAGGCGCCCAAAGCGGCGGGGCGCCCCCCCAAAGCGACGCCATGACGAGGTCGGCCGCGCGCGAGATCGCCGTGCAGATTTTATACGCGCTCTCCTTCGAGGCGCAGACGGCGGAGGAAATCCTGACGGAGTGGCTTGCCGCCGCGTTTTATGAGCGCCTGGCCGAAGAGGACGAACTCTACGGCAGCCCGCCGGGGCCGGAGGAGGCGGAGTATATCCGCACGCTGGTGTTGGGGGTTGTGAACCACATGCCGGAGATCGACTCCTACATCGAGAAGTATTCGATTGGTTGGGAGTTTGGCCGGATCCCCCGGACGGCGTCCATGGCCATGCGCGTGGCCATGTATGAGGTGCTCTACCGGCCCGATGTGCCGAACGCCGCCGCGATCAACGAGGCGGTGGAGATCGAAAAGCACTACGACACGCGCGAGGTTGTCTCCTTCGTCAACGGGATCCTTGGCACGTTCTCCCGTTCGGAGACCGTGCCGTGAGCCGCCGGTACCTCGGGATCGACACCAGCCACTACACGACGTCGTTGGCGCTGTACGACGCCGGCGCGGGCGAGATGCGTCAGGCGCGCCGCCCGCTCGCGGTGCCTGACGGGCAAGTTGGTCTGCGGCAGAACGAGACGGTGTTTCAGCATATGAGCGCGCTGCCGGGGCTGCTGGACGAACTGGCGGACGGAGCGGCGGCCCTGCCGTCGGTTGCTGCCGTCGGTGTGTCGGACCGTCCGCGCGACGTCGAGGGCTCCTATATGCCCTGTTTCACGGTCGGGTTCTCGGCGGCCCGCCTGCTCGCGCGAGGGCTCGGCGTGCCGGTGCGGACTTTTTCGCACCAGGCGGGGCATGTGGCGGCCGCGCTGTGGTCGGCGGGGCGGGAAGTGCTTGCGTCGGAGCCGTTCTTGGCCTGGCATGTCTCGGGCGGCACTACGGAGCTGTTGCTGGCGCGGCCTGACGAAGCGCGCGTATTTGCGCTGGAGAAAGTGGGCGGCACCGAGGACCTGGCGGCCGGGCAGCTCGTCGACCGCGTGGGGCGGCGGCTGGGGCTTTCGTTCCCGGCCGGGCCCGCGCTGGAGGCGCTGGCGGGGGACACCGTCTGGCGCGGACGGACGCCGGCGGTCTCGGAGGGGTCGTTTTCGCTCTCCGGCCTGCAGAACCGGGCCGAGAGGATGATTGACGAGGGCGCGGCGCCTGAGACAGTGGCGGCCTTTGTGTGCCATGCGCTGGCGCGGACGTTGTTTGAGGCCACCGTCCGATTGCTGGCGCGTCACCCGGGTTTGCCCGTATTGGGCGCGGGCGGCGTGATGGGAAATCGGATCATCCGGGACGCGATGCGCCCATTGGGAACAGCGTTCCCAACTGTTGAATATACGTCGGACAACGCCGCGGGCCCCGCGCTGCTGGCGGCTTGGACGGACGGTGAATCCAACCGCGCGGCGGGATAGAGACGTCCGTGCGGTGCGCCCGGCGGGGCGGGGAGGGGCGGAGATGACACAGCCCATTTTGTCGGTATCCGACATCAACCAATACATCAAGGCGTGGATGGACGGGCAGCCGGTGCTGGCCCGCGTTTTGGTGCGCGGCGAGGTGTCGAACTATCGGAAGTATCCGTCCGGGCACCATTACTTCACCCTGAAGGACGCCGGCGGGGTGCTGCGCGCCGTCATGTTCCGCACCGAAGCCGCCTCGCTCCGGTTTGTGCCGGAGGACGGAATGACGGTGGTGGCCGGCGGGCGTGTGAGTGTCTTCCCCCGCGACGGACAGTACCAGATCTACTGCACGACGCTGTCGCCGGAGGGGATCGGAGACCTGACACTGGCCTTTGAACAGCTTAAAAAGAAGCTGCTGACGGAGGGGCTGTTTGATGGCGCCCACAAAAAGCCGCTGCCCCGGTTTCCCCGGATGGCGGCGCTGATCACGTCGCCGGTGGGTGCGGCGGTGCGGGATATGCTCCGCATCATGGAGCGCCGTTGGCCGCTGTGCCGGGTGTTGGTGGCGCCGGTGCGCGTGCAGGGTGAGGAGGCCGCGCCGGAGATCTGCCGGGCGATCGCTTATGTAAACAGACACCGGTTGGCGGACGTGATCATTGTCGGGCGCGGCGGCGGCTCGATGGAGGATCTGTGGGCTTTCAACGAGGAGAGCGTGGCCCGCGCCATCTTTGCCTCGGAGATCCCGGTGGTCTCGGCCGTAGGGCACGAGCCGGATGTGACCATTGCCGACTTTGTGGCTGATGTGCGGGCCGCCACCCCCACGCACGCCGCCGAGCTGGTGACGCCGGACCAGTCGGAGTGGCGGGTCTACGGAAGCACCTGCGCCGCGCGGCTGAACCAGACGGTCGGCGCATTGCTGCGGACCCGGCGGGAGCGGCTTGCGTCACTGGCCGCCAAGCGGGTGCTTACAAGCCCCGCCGTCTATGTGCAGGACAGGCGGATGCTGCTCGATCTCACACACCAGCGGCTTGTGGGCGCCGCGTCGGAGGTGCTGCACAGGCGTAAGCAGGGCTTTGTGGAACTTGTGGCCAAGCTCGATGCGCTAAGTCCGCTGTCGGTCCTTACGCGCGGCTACGCGATTGCCACGGGGCCGGACGGAAGGGTATTGAAGGAGGCCGGCGCCGTACGCCCAGGGGACCCCATTCGCCTGCGCCTCATGCGCGGAGAAGCCCATTGCATTGTGCAAGATACAGTGCAATAAGAGCGGGGGAGGAAGTCCGAATGGAAAAGACAAAAAAAGAAAAAACACCGTCTTTTGAGAAGGCGGTGACGCGGCTGGACGAGATTGTGGCCAAGTTAGAGAAGGGTGATGTTCCCCTGGAGGAAGCGCTGGCGCTGTTCGAGGAGGGGACGAAGCTTGTCGCGCTCTGCGGCGGTCTCCTTGACAGCGCGGAGCAAAAAGTCAGGATGCTGGCCCGCGCCCAGGAGGAGGACGATCCGGCCTTTGTGCCATTTGAACCGGAGGAATGACGATGCCTGTGGATTTTCAATCTCAGTATGAGTCGTACCGCCAGATGGTGGAATACGGGCTTGCGGAATATCTGCCCAATACGCAGATCGCGCAGGCGAAGCTGCTGGACGCCATGCTCTACAGCGTCTTCAGCGGAGGTAAACGCATCCGGCCGGTGCTACTGTTGGCCTTTTGCGAGACGGCCGGCGGCGACACACGGGCGGCACTGCCTTTTGCCTGTGCGCTGGAGATGATCCACACCTATTCGCTCATCCACGACGACCTGCCCTGCATGGACGATGACGACATGCGCCGCGGCCGCCCGGCGAACCACCGGATGTTCGGTGAGGCCAGCGCTGTACTGGCCGGCGACGCCCTGCTCTCCGCGGCGTTTGAGACGATGCTGGACGCCGACTATGTGGAGGATACGCCGCCCGCTGCGGTACTGTCGGCCGCCCAACGCATTGCGTGGGCGTCCGGCCTGTACGGTATGGCGGGTGGGCAGCTTTTGGATCTGGAGACAGAGACGTTTGACCAGAGCGTCGAAGGAATCACGGCGCGGCACCTGCTCAAGACGGGTGCGTTGATCGAAGCGGCGGCGGAGGTCGGCTGCGAACTGGCCGGCGCCTCCCGGGAGCAGTTGGCGGCGGCGGCCAGCTTTGCCCGCTGCCTCGGACTGGCGTTTCAGATCCGAGACGATTTGTTGGACGAAGAGGGGGACCCGATGATCACTGGCAAGCTGACGGGTGTGGACCGGGAAAACAACAAAGTCACCTTCCTCAGCCTCCTGGGCCGTGACGAGTGCGTTCGGATCATCGACGACCTGACGAGGGATGCCATCGGTTACCTCACCCCATTTGAAGACCGCGCTTTCCTAACCTGGCTGGCCGAGGACCTGGCCCACCGAAAAGGGTGAGACCCCGCCGTTACCGAAAACGCCGCGGTACTCCGCGCCACGTTTTGTCACGTTAAAGCATGTGTGAAATCAAGTGAAATTTACCAAAATATCCCTGGCCGCCTATTGACTTTGATGAAAAATTATAGTATTCTAAAAAAGAAGAGTTTTGTTTTTTGCGTGTCAAAGATATGACAACACCGATTTATGGCTGTGAAAAACGTCGACTTGTGTGAAAAAAGCTGGTTTTTGCCGGCTTTTTGTTGCGGTTATGCTTTTATGGAGGTGATTGCAGACATAAAATCGCGGCGGTGAACGGAGAAACGCTCGATCCCGTAAGTGCCCTGCCATTTTGCGGCGTGGCCGGTGCAGCGGTCGCGCGGGTGCCGATCTCTCGGCGCGACGCTTG from Oscillospiraceae bacterium encodes the following:
- a CDS encoding polyprenyl synthetase family protein, which translates into the protein MPVDFQSQYESYRQMVEYGLAEYLPNTQIAQAKLLDAMLYSVFSGGKRIRPVLLLAFCETAGGDTRAALPFACALEMIHTYSLIHDDLPCMDDDDMRRGRPANHRMFGEASAVLAGDALLSAAFETMLDADYVEDTPPAAVLSAAQRIAWASGLYGMAGGQLLDLETETFDQSVEGITARHLLKTGALIEAAAEVGCELAGASREQLAAAASFARCLGLAFQIRDDLLDEEGDPMITGKLTGVDRENNKVTFLSLLGRDECVRIIDDLTRDAIGYLTPFEDRAFLTWLAEDLAHRKG